TATACCATCCTATTTGCATATAATCTATCTCATTTACGAGAGGCAATATGCAAATTGCTATATTTATTAATATTATCCTTGGCATTTTCACCTCAATTTTACTTTATTAATTTTCATTTTGTCAATCTCGTTTTTTAAAGTTAATTTTATGCAAATTTAAGCTATTATCTCTCTCTTTCTTTTAATATCTCTAAATTTCTTGAATTTTCTCATGTTTTTTGCAAACAAAAAGCTGCCCCCTTCTCTTGGAAGCAGCTTTCAAATTTTTTCGAAGTTCCTTTTATATTATATCCCTTTTTACTCTTATTAAAGTACTATACAAAAACGGATGTAGGAAAAATGCAGACAGAACTAACTCTATTACAATGCAGATATAAACTTCTATCAAAGCTAAAATTCTTAATAAAAGTACAGTTTATGGAAACATTTGGTTTGCCAACGAAATAAAAAAATATAAACTATGTCTTTAAAGATTCTTTAGGAAATAAACCAGCTTCGTAAATTTCTTGACATAATGGATCAGAAGCATAAAAACTACCTGTTTTGATATATGCATAAGCTCTACAGCCACCTCTACAAGTAGAGAGAAATTTACACATTGAGCAGACTCCTTTTAATTGATTTACATTGATATTTCTTATTTCCTCCATAACAAAACTGTACCAGCATTCTTCTATAGTTTTTTCTCTAATATTCCCAATAATTAATTCATTTATAGAGGTTGTTGAATAAAAGAAATAACCATATAAAGTAAACATAGTAACAAATGAAAAAAACCCCTTGTGTTATAATTTAATTTAAGAGAAAACCACAACAAAACACAAGGGGGAAAAGATATACTCATGAATATTAAAGCACAAAATAAGAAATTTTTAAAGCTACTTTTTGTAGTGAAAAAGGTTACTGAAGCTCTGACAAGGAGAATAAAGCACAATAGAAGAGGACGCCCAAGGAAATTTAATTTGTTTCAAATAATAGCTTGTCTGGTTTACAAAGTTAAGAAGGGGATAAAGAGTTTCAGAGAATTAGAATATCGAATAAATCAAGACACAGAGTTTAAGCAAGTAGTAGGTATAGAAGAAAGTCCGGACTATTCATATTTTGCGAAGTTGTCAAGAAAAATAGAAAAAGAATACATGCAAGATATAAAAGACATATTAATAGCTAAGATAGAACCTGATATGAGTATAGCGATAGTAGATTCTACACCTTTGAGAAGTGCCAAAAATGATTCAGAAGCAAAAATAGGTATACATATT
This Caldicellulosiruptor changbaiensis DNA region includes the following protein-coding sequences:
- a CDS encoding SPASM domain-containing protein translates to MFTLYGYFFYSTTSINELIIGNIREKTIEECWYSFVMEEIRNINVNQLKGVCSMCKFLSTCRGGCRAYAYIKTGSFYASDPLCQEIYEAGLFPKESLKT